From Candidatus Limnocylindrales bacterium:
CAAGACCTACCAGGAGCTGATCGACCGCAAGATCATGGTGCTGACGACCAACCGCGAGTACGAGCGCTTCGTCAAGGGCCTCGAGGATCAGGGTGTGGCAGCGGCCGCGCGCGGCGGAGACGCGAGTCGAAAGAAGGCGATCGACGTGATGAGCGCGCTCAACCCCGAGCGTGTGTTCCGCGTGCATCTTCCGGTCGCGACGCTCGCGGCAGCGTGGCATTCCGTGCTGACGTCGCTCGACGAGAGCTCGGACGTCGCAAAGCTCGACGCGGCCAACGCGGTGCTGCCCGGTCGCGTGAACCTGACGGCGCTGACTCCGGAGATCTCGGCGGCGCTTTCGCGAGCCTCTGCTGCAGCACGCTCCGGCGGAGCGGATTCGTCCGCATTCCGCTCCGAAGTCGAAGCGTTCATCACCGCTGCGACTGCCGGGCACTATCGCGCGACGGGCGGGGCCGTCGACGCCGTGGAGTTCACGACGATCTATCCGGCCGGAACGGTCGAAGGCACGACCAGCTACAAGGGCGAGAAGCTTCCGGACTTCGGTGTCACGGGAATCTGGCCGCTGATGCGCCGCGACCAGGGCAGGGGACAGACGGGCATGGTCGACTACCTGTCGACGAATCCGGGATACGGGTTCATTCCGCTGCTTGCCTACCAGCATGCCGGCGGCATCACGTACAACGCGTTCCACAACGCGGGCGTGCGCTGCCAGCTCGACTCGACACCGTTCCTTCCGCCGGCGTGGCGGAAGGCGACGAGCGAGCGCGACGGCAAGGCGATGCAGAACCTGTGGGTGGTCGGCCGCGGGCCGACGTCGCACGGCTGCACGCGGCTTCCCTCGGGACACATGAGCGAGCTGCGCCAGATCGTCCCGAGCGAGTCCGACACGCTGACCAGGGTTCCGACGTTCCGCGACCTTCCGCAGTGCTACGACGTGTTCGACATCGACGCCGACGGCAAACCGGAGGCGATGGGCGTGCAGTTCTACCTTGCGTACCGCAGCAACGAGCACACGCCGGTCAAGACGTGGATCTCGAACAAGCGCGAGCCGTTCTACAAGTGGCTCTACGGCAACAACATCGAGATCGGGCCGGTCGGAAAGTCGCAGCTGCGCAGCGTTCCGGTCTGCCGCTTTGCCGGGCGCAAGGCCCAGGAGGCGAAGCTGCTCAGCGATGTGCCGCTGCACGAAGCGTCGTACGTTCCCGAAGCGATCCAGTTCTACACGATCAAGCCGGTGTCGTTCGAAAGCGGCGCGGGCTTCAACTTCAACCGCGAGCTGCGCAAGGTCGGAGCCGGCCACACGACCGACCGCAAGATGCTGCTGCTGAACTGACTGGTATCGCCCGCGGAGGCGATTCGGGGACAGACACCGATTTACGGAAATCGGTGTCTGTCCCCGATTTTATTTGTGGCGGACCGACAGTGGCGCCGACTTCGTCACTCCGAGATAGCTTCCCAAGATCGTGACACTCGACGGCTTCTTGGTCGCCTTCGTAGTGACCGTGAATGAATTGGTGGTCGCTCCTGCTGCAACGACGACTGCCGGCGGTACCGTCGCGAGCGACGTGTTCGAGCTTGCGAGCGAAATCGATGCGCCGCCGGAGGGCGCCGCTGCGGTCAGCGTGACGGTTCCCGTGACCGAGCCGCCGCCGATCACGGACGTCGGTGACAGTGCAAGCGAAGAGAGTGCCGCGGCCGGCGGAGGCGGGACGGGATTGATCGTAAGCGTCACCGATTTGCTCACCGAGTTGTAGGTGGCGGAGATGCTTCCGGTCGTGCTGGTCGAAACTGCCGACGTGGCAATCGGGAACGACGCCGCCACGCTGCCGGCCGCGACGAGCACGCTGCCCGGTATTGCCAGGTTGGGGCTCGCGGTGAACAGCGCAACGCTCGCGCCGCCGGCCGGAGCCACCGCCGTCAGCGTGACCGTTCCGGTCGAAGAGTTTCCGCCGACCACCGGATTCGGGCTGGCGGCGATCGTGCTCAGCGCTGCCGGGCCGGTCGGCGGATTCCAGCCGCGCTCGATCACGTCGAAGTCGCTTGCCGACAGCAGCGAGAACGCAGGATTGAGGATGTCGCTGTTCCAGCGCGTGTCGAACGTGCCGGTCACGTACATGTCGGTGCCGTTGTCGGCGACGATCAGGCCGTACTTCTGCATGGCCCGGAAGATCCGGCGCAGGTTCGGATCGGCTGTGCGAAGCGCGGGATCGCTGCCGCCGACGCTGGTCTTCAGGCGCAGACGCGCGCCCATCGGCAGCGCGCCGCTGGTCGTGCCGGCGCGGTGCGAAGCCGGGTATACGTAGCCGTTGGTCGCGCGCACGGTGACGCGGAACGCGTGACGGATCTCGGCGCTGAGGTCGGGATGGAACGCTTCGTCGTAGCGCACGAGCCCCGGGAAGATCGCGAGCCCCGCCGCGTCGGCCGACGTCCAGCCATCGGGGCGACGGTCGCTCGTGTTCATGTCGAAGAATGCGCCGGAGCCCGCGTACCATTTCGACTGCGTGGCGTTGTAGTAGACGTTGTAGAGCTCGTAGAGATGGCGGTTGACGCAGTCGATCATCAGCAGGTGGCGGTCGCTCGAGCTGCGCTGGTCGACGTTGGCCGGCGAGCCGCCTTCGACCCAGTGCGCCTGCGTGATCGCCTGCGCCGGGATCGGATAGAACGGCACGCCCTGGCCGGTTGTCATGTCGACCCCGTCGCTCTCGTCCCAGTACTGGAACGTGACGGCCTGCGGCGCCTGCGTGTCGCTGACGATCGCGTACGGCATGCCGTAGATCGCCGTGCTTCCGGGCGAGACTTCTCCACCGAAGTCGGGATGGAGCTTCCTGGTCCCGCCGTTGTTGATGAACGCGATGAACGCCGCCGAGCTCGCATCGACCGGAGCCGCACTGATGTCGAGGTTCCACCAGTTGTCGGCCGGGAAGACCGGTTGCGGCGGCGGCGCGCCCTGGACCGGCAGCGAGACCGGGCACTGCGCGAACGCAGTCGCGGCCGCGGTCACGACCAGCGTCGCGGCCATGGCCAGACGGCGCAGCGCGGCCGGCAGCGTGATTACAACAGGGCGAACCCCGGCGTCGCGAGCGCAGCGCGCGCGCCGGGAAACAGAAATAGCCATCGTGGTGTCCCTCCCAGGCACCGCGAATAAACAAGAAACATGCCGGAGCTGCGTTTTGCGACGAGCGCTGACTTGCGTCCGGCTCGCAGGCCTCGCGCGAGCACCGAACAGCGCTGGGAATGCTGTTTGCGCATCGTCGCGTGCGACGGCGCGCCGGCTGATGACGCGCTCGCGCATCGCCGATGGCTGTCCGTTCGATCGTGCATGGTCGCACGGGTGCGGCCAACCGTCGCAGCAGTGCGATGTTCTGTGCGTGAGGGAAGTGCGCGTAAAGCGCGTGAAACTGAATCAGCGCTCCCGCAAGTCCTTCGAATCGAGCGGCACGTCGAGAACCGGCCAATCCTTCCAGCCCGCATAGTCGAAGTGCCACCACTCGTTTTCGTAGACTGTAAAACCTTCGGCCTCCATCAGTGTGCGAAGAAGGTCACGGGCCTTTCTCTCGGCAGCAGTGCCGCCTGCGTATGCGGGATGTGCGCGCTCGCTGAAGTCGTCGTAAGCGCTCGGCATGGGCACTTCACGGCCACTCGCGAGGTCGAACAGCGTAAGGTCGACGGCGCAGCCGCGATTGTGCCGCGAACCCGCGAGCGGATCGGCAAGATACGCGCGGTGCATCGGATAGCGGTCCCAGAACATCCGCGTAACCGACCACGGACGATACGCATCGAGGACGAGCAGTCCGTACCCGGCGTCATGCGCGCGCCGGTCGGCGCGGCGCAGCGCTTCGGCTGCCGGCTTCTGCATCATCGCACGGGCGACGGCGTAAACGGGCTTTCCGGTGAAGTTGTTCGCCGTCGCGTAGCGGATGTCGAAATGAAGATCGGGATCGACCGACGCGAGCTCGACGAGCTCGGACGTACGGCTTCCGCCGAGACCGGCGGGCATGGCAGGAGGATCGGTTTTCACGACGGCAGGTTTTCCTTGAGCGCCCATGAATACGACGAGGATGCGAACCGGCTCGGGGCCGAGATTGACCGCGTTGTGTGCGACGTTCATCGATTCCATCAGGCTGTCGCCTGCCTTGAGCACGCGCCGGCCGGTGGTCGCATATTCGACCTCGAGCGTTCCCGAAAGGATGTGGCCGAACGTCGGCACGCCGTGACGATGCCAGCCGGTCGACTGTCCCGGCTCGAGCACGATCGTCTGGGCGACCACCTGCGGCAGCGGGCTCGACGGATACCGGATCGCTTCGTCGGTGATGGTGCGGCCGGTGTCGAGAAGGGGCGAGATACCGGGCTCGCCGAGCGAGCGCGTATCGGCGAGCGCAGCGGTTCGGGGCGCTTCCTCCGAACCAGGTTGTCCGTGCTGCAGCGTGCACGACGATGCGGCCGCGACCGCAGCGGCCAGCAGCGCGGCGAGCCGCGAGCGCATCACTCCGGCACCTCGAGCTCGATCGCGTGCGCATCGCCGGCATGCTGCGCAACGACGATTCGTCCAGGGTCACCGGCCGGCGCGCGCACGGTGCTTCGCGCACCGGCGTCGAGCCGTACCTTGCGAAACGCAAACAGTCTGCGACGCGACAGGCCGTCGATGCGAAAGAAGAACACGACGGTCGAGCCGCTGGTGCTGCCGGTGTTCGCGACCTGCACGACGATCTCGGGCGGCGCGTGCGATTGGCGGCCCCCGGATTCGACGGCCGCGGATTCGATCGAAAAACGCGAATAGGAGAGTCCGAAACCGAACGGGAAGCGCGCGGCATGTCCGTCGCGATCGAGAAGCCACTGGCCGTGCCAGCCGTCATAACGGATCTCGCTCGCATCCGGATCGAAGTGCGGAAGATGGGATTCGTCGGTCGGGACCGCGAACGGCAGCCGGCCGCACGGGTTGACGGCACCGGTCAGCACATCGGCGATCGCATGTCCGCCTTCCATGCCCGGGTACCAGACCTGAAGTGCCGCGGCGACGTTCTCGATCCACGGCTCGACGAGGACGGCGCTGCCGCCCATCACGAGCACGATCGTGCGCGGCTGTAGCGCGGCGATACGGAGGATCAGCTCTTCGTCTTCGCTTCGAAGACGCAGCGAGTCGCGGTCGCCGCCGGGAGCCATCGCGAGCTTCTGCTGGCCCGCTTCGCCAAGCTTGGTCCACGCGCTTTCGTCGGGCGGAGGCGGCATCAGCGCGGCGAGCTCGGAAGAGAATCCGCCGGTGAACTCGCCTTCGTCGTCGCAGGTGAAACCGACGACCACTATGGCGAGGTCCGCGACGTCGGCTCCCGCCGCATCGCCGGTCCATT
This genomic window contains:
- a CDS encoding M15 family metallopeptidase — translated: MRSRLAALLAAAVAAASSCTLQHGQPGSEEAPRTAALADTRSLGEPGISPLLDTGRTITDEAIRYPSSPLPQVVAQTIVLEPGQSTGWHRHGVPTFGHILSGTLEVEYATTGRRVLKAGDSLMESMNVAHNAVNLGPEPVRILVVFMGAQGKPAVVKTDPPAMPAGLGGSRTSELVELASVDPDLHFDIRYATANNFTGKPVYAVARAMMQKPAAEALRRADRRAHDAGYGLLVLDAYRPWSVTRMFWDRYPMHRAYLADPLAGSRHNRGCAVDLTLFDLASGREVPMPSAYDDFSERAHPAYAGGTAAERKARDLLRTLMEAEGFTVYENEWWHFDYAGWKDWPVLDVPLDSKDLRER